In the Amblyraja radiata isolate CabotCenter1 chromosome 12, sAmbRad1.1.pri, whole genome shotgun sequence genome, ACAAATAATTGAGAATTGTTTTTTCCTGAATAATCCAAGTAAATACAATACCAAGAAAATGACAATCTGTTATCAGAACAAAAAAGGATCAAATTAGTTATTATTTTACACAATGCTTGCATTGTTTTGCTTTACAGATAATATAGAACATAAATGAGCAGCATTGTTTAAGCCTGATGATAAGCAATGCCTCCTGTGCGTCGGTCAAGGAGTGGCAGTCCAGACTCGTCTTTCAGCCCTAAGAGGAAGCGGCACAGCAACAGTGATGGCAGCAGGTCACGAAGTCCTCCGATAAAAAGTCCCAGTCATCACTTGGGGCTCATGAAATCACCTATGGCTGACAAAAAGCTTCAAAAATCCCGATCTAGGTCGAGAGAGCGATCCAGCACACACAAGCATGAAAATGGTGTGCATCATTCAAGGTCAAGATCAAGAGAACAGACATCCCGTTCCTATCATGGGCACTACAACAAACCTTATATGGCCAACTATGGAAAAGAACAAGAAGATTTACTCCAACAGAGACATGATGCCTTTATTGCCAGGTCAGGCAAGTTCTAAATATTTAAGATGACAATGTGTAGATCTGTCCACAAAATGTATATCGTTCTTTATTCCCAAGCACAATGTTTCTCTAAACATCACAAAACATTCTAAATCGCCCCTCCCAAGATGTTTCTTtatgcaaaacacaaactgctggaggaagtcagtggatcaggcagcatctggggattaTTGGTGGGAATTATCatatcatatgtgataggagtagaattaggcctttcggtccatcaagtctactctgccattaaatcatggctgatctatctctccctcctaaccccattctcctgccttctccccataacctctgacacatgtactaatcaagaatctatctatctctgccttaaatatatccactgactttgcctccacagtgttctgtggcaaagaattccacagattcaccaccctctgactaaagaaatacctccatctccttcctaaaagaatgttatttaattctgaggctatgacctctagtcctagactctcccactaatggaaacatcctagccacgtccactctatccaagcctatccgagcagggaattatagaccagttagcctgacatccgtggtggggaagttgctggagtagattatcaaagatgtaatagcggcgcatttggatagcactaacaggatcggtccaagtcagcatggatttaaagaaggggaaatcatgcttgacaaatcttttttgaggatgtaacaagtaaaatgggaaagggagaaccagtagatgtagtgtacctggactttcagaaagcctttgataatgtctcacacaggagattagtgggcaaaattagagcacatggtattgagtatagggtattgacatggatagaaaatttgttggcagacaggaaacaaagagtggggaataactggtccctttcagaatggcaagcaatgactagtggggtgccgcaaggctcagtgctggggtcgcagctatttacaatatacattaatgttttagatgaaggaattaaaagtaacattagcaaattttcagatgacacaaagctgggtggcagtgtgaactgtgaagaggatgcaaggtgactgggacaggttggatgagtgggcagatgcatggcagatgcagtaaaatgtggataaatgtgaggttatccactttggaggcaagaacgggaaggcagataattatctgaatggtgtcaggttaggaaaaggggaagtacaatgagacctgggtgtcctagtacatcagtcaccgaaagtaagcatgcgggtacaacaggcagtgaagaaagctaatggcatgttggccttcataacgagaggagttgagcatgggagcaaagaggtccttctacagatgtacaggaccctggtgagaccacacctggagtattgtgtgcagtgttcgtctcctaatttgaggaagggcgtacttgctattgagagagtgcagcataggttcataaggttcattcccaggatggcgggactgtcgtatgatgaaagaatggagcgactgggcttgtattcactggaatttagaacgatgagagggggtcttataaaaacatatataattattaagggattggacacgctagatgcaggaaacatgttcccgatgttggggaagtccagaaccaaggggccacagtttaagaataaggggtaggccatttagaactgagaagaggaaaaactttttcacacagagagttgtgaatttgtggaattctctgcctcagaaggcactggatgccgattcactggatgtattcaaaggagagttagatagagctcttagagctagcggaatcaaggggtatggggagaaggaaggaacggggtactgattgtggatgatcagccatgatcacattaaatggcggtgctggctcgaagggccgaatggcctactcctgcacctattgtctatgtatcaatGAAAGGACTTGAATTGCCACAGGGAAAACCTCTGAGTGAATATGATTTGGAATGTAATGGCTGGTGCATATACGTTCATCAGAGAATGGGATAAAAAAAAAGTTGCATTTGTGTAGTTGTAATGTGGTTTCCAAAGTTACTCCTTATTCAGATTCTCTTTGGAGGCACAACAGCAGGGGTGGCACaggggtatagttgctgccttacagcaccagacacccaggttcaatcctgactaggggtgctgtcttcacGACCTTTGTACATtcctcccgtgaccgcgtgggttttctccgggtgctctggttttcgcccacattccaaagacgtaggttaatttggctttggtaaaatttgtaaattgtccctcgtgggtaggatagtgctagtgtacagggatcgctggtcgtcgcggactctgggccgaagggtatgtttctgcgctgtacctctaaactaacctaaattatAAAGTTTAGTGCTAAATATTTGTTGGGTAGAATAAATCACTTGAATGGTCTGAAGTCATTTGCttgagaaaaaaaagacacagtgctggagtatcccacccggcagacagcatctctggatgtacacaaaaatcctggagaaactcagcgggtgcagcagcatctatggagcgaaggaaataggcaacgtttcgggccgaaactcttcttcagacgtttcggcccaaaacgttgcctatttccttcgctccatagatgctgctgcacccactgagtttctccagcatttttgtgtaccttcagcatctgcagttccttcttaagcatttatggagaatgttctccagagatgctgccagatcaactgagccactccagcacgttttgtcttttttttaatgtaaaccagcatctccagtcccTTGTTTTGACATTTTCTTGAGGTTCATTTGCCAATCTGTGGCATTAGGCATGGTATTCCATTCGTAAATTGAGGGAAGAAAGCGTATATCTTTCACCCCAACAGCAAGAGTCGCTGGGCTCCACTAGCTAACCGACTCTTCTCTGACTGTGAATGTGGTGATCCAAATCAGTAAAAGACTATCATTACATCCAGCTCTTGATATAAATTCAAAGTGGAAGCTTTTGCGTTAAACCTATTCTCTGTCAAGGATAAACAGTGATTTATTATAAATATGGCTCCAGTCATAAACCAGAAGATTGCACAAATTAGAATCAAACAACGTCCGGGCTAAACCATGTGCTTGAGTTGTCACATTGTTATTTCTGTGTAAACAAAATCAGAAACAAAGTTAACTTTTTCTGGACCTGTCATATCTAGTTAGTTTGCCTTGAAAGTTACAGTTTGGATAGATTTTTGAATCAATCTTTCTGCAGATTCTGATACTTTTGAAAATCTTCCCAGGAGTTGCTGTGTTTGACATATCCCAATCTATATCATTGTTCATAGCCAGTGGGTTTTTTTTGtgtgatggtgcagtggtagagttgctgccttatagcgccgaagacccgggttcgatcttgactatagatgctgtctgtttggagtttgtatgttcacccttcttcagacgtttcggcccgaaacgttacctatttccttcgctccatagatgctgccgcacccgctgagtttctccagcatttttgtgtgcccacAGACTTGGGTTTATTTGTCTTTCAATTTTATCAGCCAGAATTATAGTCGAGTGAGGATCTGTCCAGAATATCTTCTCTAAAATAAAGCACTGCATAAATAGTTCAGTTTGAGAGCTAATATCTCTTTCCTAAAACATCATGAAAATCAAACTGTGACAAGTGAACTCCAATGGGAAAAATGAAAGGAAAtgatagcagcatttaagaggtATTTCAACAGGCatgtgaacaggcagggaaaagcgggacatggaccatgtgcaggcagaggggattagtttaaattgtattgtattgtattttaatgaccacacagccaggctggtggaatttgttatcagtacagctcggtacaggttccaacatttcatcaaacattaaacatataacatagatatacatacagaaagacacattacataatacataagggccatgcttattcttattcctcaccgtacagagtttaaaatgttaattgcagtgggaatgaaactgtttttgaagcggtttgttttggaggcaattgtcctgtaacgcctcccagagggcagtagctgaaaggcatagtgtgcagggtgagtgggatcagagatgatcttgcgggctctgtgtagtgtccgtttgtggtaaagtgattcaagggatggtaggggtaagccaataattttggatgctctgttgatgatgcgctgtaatttcttccgggagagtgagtcgagactgccgaaccagactgtgatggatgaagtgaggatgctttcgatgatggctgtatagaagcggagcatgagatgagaccttactctgaacttcctgagctgtcAGAGATGGATGTCTTGGTCTGCACAGACATCGTAAGCCGAAAGCcttttcctatgctgtactgttctatgaaaaagaaagaaaaacgtGTGCCTTCCATATGATTGTTCTCAATTGTCCACATCTTATTTGTTCATTTTTTGTTTAATTCAAAagacaaagttctggaataactcgTCTGTAGGGGGAATACATACAGGTCGGGCAGGACCCTTCAGTTATATTGTTCTGAGAATTGTTGCTCTTTTTACTCTAACTTTGAAGatttttctgtttttgtctttttctaTTTTATATTGATGACAAGCATTCCAAGTTTACAAAGTGATACAATTTACAAAGCGATGCAGTGAGGGTCCTCTCATCCTCTGGATTGACTCCGATATCTCCCGCATTGTCAGGTTTGATAGAGTGGCGTAGATGGGTAAAATAAAACAGCTTACTTGAGACATTGCAGTGCAACTTGAAATATTGTGCATCAACCCTTCAATTATCTACCATCTGATTGTTCAGAAATACCAATGATTCCACTTCTGACTCGCGTGCTCCCTCTTGTGCACCGGACGTGCGCGGAGACTCGCCAGTCCCTTTAACACACCAGAGTGCCAACTCCCACATCCACTGAAACATCTGGAAAGTATTGGGGCACTGTATAACATCGAAAACGTGTCTGAAAAGTGTATTGGTGTTTTAATTGGATATTATTTAATATTTGGGAAAATTAGTATAgaacagaactgcagatgatatactgaagatagacacaaaatacaggagtacctctgtgggtcagagagcatctctggagaaaacggatgggtgaccttttgggtctgaagaaggacaccacccatcctttttctccagagatgctgcctgacccgcagacctattccagcactttgggtctacaGCCTGGAGATTAGGCAGTTTGACACATCCATAGTGCCAAGTATGCTGGACTATCAATGTTTTACTGTGCAAACAACACCCCTGTACAATTTTGCATGACTTTCTCTAATTACCTAAATTATCAGCGCAAAAATATGTTCTACTTTAAAACAATATCCAAGACCTGCAGGGAAATCTTGCTGCGCTGTTTATGAACAGCACCTGTGGTAAGTTAACATTCCACACTCATTCATTCTGATGAGGTGTTGTGCCTGAAATCATAGTTTGCCACATTCAAGATGTTGGCAATGACTAATAGATAACAGGATCTAAAGGAGTTCAAATTCTCAATATTTGCTTGAAGCAATCTACTCAACAAAACTTAACAAGTGATTGATTAATGCACGTTTCTTCCAGGCGTTTAAAGGAGCGAGAAAGAATTGGGGAACTGGGAGCACCTGAAATTTGGGGACTGTCTCCAAAATTTCCAGAACTAGAGTAAGTTATTTTTATCAATATAACTAGTTTAAAGTTGTGCTTAGAGTTTGCAGAATAACTTTTCATTTATATATCACCTTTTGATATAATCTTTCTTGTATAGCTTTTTATTGaaatctgcacctcctccaacctcatctattgcatccgctgctctagatgtcagcagatctatatcggtgagaccaagcggaggttgggcgatcgtttcgccgaacacctccgctcggtccgcaataaccaagctgacctcccggtggctcagcacttcaactccccctcccactccgtctccgacctctctgtcctgggtctcctccatggccacagcgagcaacaccggaaattggaggaacagcacctcatattccgcttggggagtctgcatcctgggggcatgaacatcgaattctcccaattttgttagtccttgctgtctcctccccttcctcagtccccctgctgtctcctcccatcccccagccttcgggctgctcctcctttttcctttcttgtccccgccccccccacccccgatcagtctgaagaagggtttcggcccaaaacgctgcctatttccttcgctccatagatgctgctgcacccgctgagtttctccagcttttttgtgtacctaccattagGACATCATTTCTggatttaatattttaaattctaAAAGTCTTGTTTTAACATTCTTATGTTAATGGAAATTTTAGCATGAAACTTTTCTTCTGTTTGTCAGCTCGGACGAGCATACTCCAGTGGAGGGTGAGCATGGGGGAAAGAGCAGCAGTGCTGATTCCAGTGGAGACGGTAACTATTTATAAAATTATATTTCAAAAAAGAATTTACAGCGGAGCCCTGGTGGTGGATAATGGAAATTGTCAGTCAGAAGCTTTTTTGTATAGATTCACCCATGGCTGTTGGCAAACTAGTGCCACTAATAGTGCCAAAAATCCAAGATCACAATGCAAGCTTACTAAGGCCCTTTCTTAGTGTTTATTTTCAGTTTCTGTAGATATACATCAACATGTTTGGGTGCATCCGTTCTAATTCTGCGGTAGCAAGGAGAGAAATTGGATTCATCCAAATGTCACGGAAACTCAGACTTTCCTTAATTAAATAGATTGTTTCAACATTATTTGATATTCAAATTTTATTTTATATGCAATTTTTGTTTTTACAGTGTTTCAACCATATCTAAAATTGATTTTGTCACAGCCTTGCTCCTCTTGCAATTGTCTCAGCCAAGAAGTGTTAACTGCTTGCTAGGATACAGTTCTTTAATATTTAGTTTAATTCAACATTGCTTACGAGTTTTGATGGTAAAAGTGTGATCTGTGTGATCATATCTTGCATGAGCCTGATTTTGCCCTCCTATAATCTATACATTCAGTAGAACAGCTATCTGGAGTGGATGCACATTGTTATCTGACCTCCTGAATTACCAGTAGTGTTGCTGCTACCACGTGCATCTCTGAAATCGACAATAGACCAGTTTGGCCAGTTTGGTACATCTACTCACTGAAGTAAAATTCAGGAGATCAGAGTAAACCCATAACCATTATCAATCAGTGCATACCATCTTTAGAAGGAGTTCAAAACAGTTTTCaaccatgagtagttgctctactcaacagccaaaaatctgtaccatccctttgatctggtatgtgttggttcacatgcttgatcaatggtgttttatcattaatgttttattattattaatgtgtagtgttttctgagtcattcgtaactgtcaccgtatgtcatgttgttacttgtgggcggagctgcaccttgtatgtgaatacttggccaatatactTACTTAACCTTTTTGTATGAAGCAAAGATTTATTCAGCATGTGTACATATAGTATGCACCCTGTAATATTGCATGGTCTACAACATCTCGAAAGCTCGTACATCACAGAAAAAGGCCCTGAGGCACAACTCATccaagccaaccaagatgtccattTAAACCAGTCCCATTAGCCTGTGCTTGAACCTATATCCCTCATTATCTGACAAAATGTTACTGTTGATCTCTCCTACAGaggagaaaaagaagaaaaagaaaaaaaagaaaaagaataaaAAGAAAAAATCAAAAAAGAAAAAGCATAAACATTCAGAAGAAAGTGAATCTGACTCTGGCAGTGAAAGTGACTTAACCGGTAAGAATCAGTCCCTCCTATGTACATGCATTCACCCACTCACTCGTGCTCTGTGTTTGGGCCACACAGATTGGAAAGGAAAGAAACCAGCTGCAGAGAGGGTGTGACAGTGgtctgggagagagggagggaatgtacATTAAGAGCAGTGCACACAGCCACGGATGATCAAGCAATTAAATTCAGAGAAGTGCTCATGGCAAGAATTAGAGAGAGGAGACCATGGAGAAAATTGGAAAcaaaaagtatatattttttaaattgcatagTTTGCTGGGAGCTAATGTTTGTCAACCAATACAGTTTAATGGGAGACTCCGGACACacgggactgcagatactggaatcttgagtaaaatacaaagtgctggaggaactcagtgggttgggcagcatctgtggagggaatggacagacggcattttgggtcgggtcccttctgggTGACTGGGATTTGATACGAGTTATAATACAGGCCTTAGCATTTGGAAAGCTCTCAAATTTTCAGAAAGTAGAAGCAGGGAGGTTGGCCTGAAATGAGATGGAGCAGTCGACGCTAAAGGGAATTTGAATGTACTTGTGATTTCAGCAAGGGAAGAGCTGAGGCTGATGTACGGTCAGGTGGTATAACTGTGTTAGAAATGGgtgggaagcaactgcagatgctggtttataccgaaaatggacacaaaatatggtcagtgtaactcagtgggtcaggctctagagaaaaggaatatggaTGTTTTAggactgaacccttcttcagaagttgcagacccaaagtgtcacctattccttttctccatagattttcccctgacgcgctgagttaatccagcgttttgtgtctatcttcaaaataggTGATGGATTTGAATTCTGGCACTCCAAAGTGGGATAAatacttaggtacacaaaaatgccggagaaactcagcgggtgcagcagcgtctatggagcgaaggaaataggcaacgtttcgggccaaaacccttcttcagactaatggggggtggggagaagaaaggaaaaaggaggaggaggagcccgagggctgagggagagataggaaggggaggagacagcaagggctaacaaaattgggagaattcaatgttcatgcccccaggatgcagactccccaagcggaatatgaggtgctgttcctccaatttccggtgttgctcactctggccctggaggagacccaggacagagaggtcggatacggaatgggagggggagttgaagtgctgagccaccgggaggtcaggttggttaatgcggaccgagcggaggtgttcggcgaaacgatcgccaagccttggtctcaccgatgtagatcagctgacatctagagcagcggatgcaatagatgaggagatgcaggtgaacctctgtcgcatctggaacgactgcatgggtccttgaatggagtcgagaggggaggtaaagcgacaagtgtagcatctcttgcggttgcaaggaaaagtgcccggggagggggtattacgggagggaagggaagaattgacaagggagttatggagggagcagtctttgcggaaggcagacatgggagatgggaagatgtggcgagtggtggggtcacgttggaggtggcgaaactgacggaggattacttgttgtatgtgacggctggtggggtgaaaggtgaggacttaaTACTTAATCATACTTATTCTGTTTGTAGTGAGGGAAGTGTTATCATTGCAAGACTGCTGCTTAAACATTATTTTTGCAAGTAGTTACTTAAAACTGGTCATTTTATGTTAGATTCAGAAATCTAATCAAGTCGAGATTATTGTTGTATGCAGATACAATGAATATCTTGTttgtagcagcatcacaggctcAACAACTCAGATGAATACACAACAAATTACACAAAATTCTGTAACACAGTAAAATAAAATCTTTttaatagacataaagtgctggagtaactcagtgcgttaggagaacatagatgggcgatgttttgggtcgtgacccttaagACTTCATGgccaccagagatgctgagttactctggtaatttgtctttttttatttataaacctgcagctgcagttcattgtgtccaaAATACAATTCTGATGGTTTGACACCTGATTCGATCATCATTCTAGAATGCAGGACTAGCGTTCCGGGTAAAAGTGGGGAGTGTGGTAGGAGCAGGAGATCAGGAGTGTACACTGAGTGAATATCCATAGTCTAGGTTGGGGTCTAAAACACCAGGGGTCTGGTCTCGGCCTTGGTCAGTTTACGAGAGTCATTCAGAGTGCTTGTATAGATCCTAATCCCTTTAAACTCAGCCGGGTCCAGTGGAAAATTCCTTGAGTTAGCTACTAAGCAACATGTTTTTCATAATGTATGTTTGCGTATTAATAGGAGTCTGAAATCCTGTTATTTTACCACAACCAGAGTCACAAGCTTGCCAATTTTTGAGTTTTACAGTACATTAATTGTATACTGAATTTATTTATTTCATGTTCATAGATCAggataaaaagaaaaagaagaaaaagaaatccCATAAAAAGTAAGACATTCATGTTGTATCTGAGTATCTTAATCTGCTTCATCTAATGCAAATTAATTTTTTTGGGCACTTATTTTTACTGAAGAACTCTggcgaaggatcccaacccgaacagcatctgtttatttccctccacagatgctgcttggccttctgtttctccagcaatttgtattttgTTCAAGAATCCCGCATCTGTCATCTCTTGAATCTCCACTTATTTTTACTGTTTGTTCATATTTCCCACTGTGCTTTACTTCTGTTATTGGACAGATTGAAGTAACAGTCAGGGAGGAGCACGATCATGGAGGAACGTTAAAGCTGTCATTAAAAACGGTTGAAAATAACGGGTAGAATAAGTTTCTTATCAGTTTGGAATGGatttagtttcttcccagcagttgtcaggcaactgaatcatcttatcaacaactagagaacagtcctgcactatcatctaccacattggagaccctcggactatctgtacactgtggacggcttgattgtaatcatgaatagtctttctgctgactagatcgtacgcaataaaaaagcttttcactgtacctcggtacacatgtcaataaactgaactaacagCACATTTTTGGACAGGTCGACAATTTGAATTTTTTAACAGACCTATGGATTATATATGTATGAATTACAAGGTAATAAAATAATTGGCAAAAGTGTACTAAATAAATTGCTTGATAAGGCTATCTTGTTTTCTTGACAGCTTTAGCGTTGACGTAAGATGGAAGTTGTAATTAGTAATTAAATGCTATAGAATAACCTTTTTTCTGGACTCATTCAACAGGAAGAAGGCAAAGAAAATGAAAAAGAACAAGAAGAATGTGACTGAATCTAGTAGTGAAGAGTCTGAGGAGGAAAATGCACATGAAGCTGTCTGGGTAGAAAAAACAGGTaagcatgtcaagtcaagtcaagtcacatttatttatacagcacatttaaaaaacaactctcgttggccaaagtgcgttacatttgttataagaatagcacaacaaaacaaactacatacatatataataataataataataataaattttatatttaatgggcgcctttcatacaaaatctcaaggacaccttacatagtaatcggaataaaaacatataatcggagtaaaacaagtaattaaagacatcacaatgacacaaattaaaaacagaattcaatccaaaaacagaaaatcaaaaacacagtgtgaagagagagcagcggcaaccaattcgtgccagcgtccactctctcttcacggcagccatcttggacacagacctacaagactacagttagacaaaaaaaaatcatccccccacagtggatagcactgtggaggaaggcacaatgtccagtccccaccccatgttcaccccaaagtcaggcctattggggccaccgcaattgcctctacggaggcccgatgtccctggccgttctcaccgggtggtcttgccccggcgtcgggagagtcctttcggcggctgggccacttggaacggccgcttcttggttggagcccgcggctgccgaagccgacaaggccgcgccggtttggcgctcctaggctccagatgaaaaagtcggcgaccgctctcctcactgccgccttgccgcctctacgcacgccgcctctccgctccgcaaacccgcagcccggagatgttgctcacggcggtccagctcgccagagctccagcgcggcgacccaggcaaggcatcgcccgctccgctccgctccagcgctccaatgctgtgccgccacgcaggccgaggtgctgggtggttcccgccaagaaacggcgctccaagcccgctggtaggctacgacgacgggtcgacgggcagcccggaaaaaaggctgccacaccgaccaggtagggacctataaataaagtaacacctacccccccacattaaaagaccatatcccctacaaacaaaaaaacaggactcactaaaaactagaaaaaaaacgaatttaagacggacggctgctgctagcagccgttcaccaagatggctcctcctcctgatatatacatgtatatacatgtagccctcactcagaggacgtcaggaaaggcttgggagtataga is a window encoding:
- the LOC116978923 gene encoding NF-kappa-B-activating protein; the encoded protein is MPPVRRSRSGSPDSSFSPKRKRHSNSDGSRSRSPPIKSPSHHLGLMKSPMADKKLQKSRSRSRERSSTHKHENGVHHSRSRSREQTSRSYHGHYNKPYMANYGKEQEDLLQQRHDAFIARRLKERERIGELGAPEIWGLSPKFPELDSDEHTPVEGEHGGKSSSADSSGDEEKKKKKKKKKKNKKKKSKKKKHKHSEESESDSGSESDLTDQDKKKKKKKKSHKKKKAKKMKKNKKNVTESSSEESEEENAHEAVWVEKTGAREDDTTYGPEAPMEQSAQDDDKPLNYGHALLPGEGAAMAEYVKAGKRIPRRGEIGLTSDQIASFEQSGYVMSGSRHRRMEAVRLRKENQIYSADEKRALASFNREERLKRENKILSGFREMVQRKTKGKEEK